The following proteins are encoded in a genomic region of Flammeovirga pectinis:
- a CDS encoding sulfite exporter TauE/SafE family protein — protein MEEPILKYIIWFLVCVFSSVITAISGGGGMLSLPVLISLGLPEAVLLGTNKAVLTTGTLTATIRYIKSGVVKFNRLLITSCFISFFAAIGGAECSRYLDTQWMLYLLLFIISSLFCIEFLKKRHPQKEKNKAKTPLLFIYLTVISMGFYNGFFGPGTGVISFFLFSYLTPMKVMESVAFSKTIAVVSSLTAFAYFTYLGRIDWSYAGIGILGAIIGSWTGAGIALKVDSKKVKIFFNVILSIFLIKILFDIFY, from the coding sequence TTGGAAGAACCTATTTTAAAATATATCATATGGTTTTTAGTATGCGTTTTCTCATCAGTTATAACTGCTATTTCTGGTGGAGGCGGAATGTTATCATTACCTGTTTTAATATCACTTGGTTTACCTGAAGCTGTATTATTAGGAACAAACAAGGCTGTTTTAACGACTGGAACTTTAACAGCTACTATCAGATATATAAAAAGTGGAGTTGTAAAATTTAATAGGCTGTTAATTACATCTTGCTTTATCTCTTTTTTTGCAGCTATTGGAGGGGCAGAATGTAGTAGATATTTAGATACTCAATGGATGTTGTATCTCCTTCTATTTATAATTTCATCATTATTTTGTATTGAATTTTTAAAGAAAAGACACCCTCAAAAGGAAAAAAATAAAGCAAAAACGCCACTTCTATTTATTTATCTTACAGTAATTAGTATGGGTTTTTACAATGGTTTCTTTGGACCAGGAACAGGTGTTATATCGTTCTTTTTATTTTCTTATTTAACACCTATGAAAGTGATGGAATCTGTAGCATTTTCTAAAACAATAGCTGTGGTATCTTCCTTAACTGCATTTGCTTATTTTACTTATTTAGGAAGAATTGATTGGTCTTATGCTGGTATAGGTATTTTAGGTGCTATTATTGGCAGTTGGACTGGTGCAGGAATTGCACTTAAAGTAGACAGTAAAAAAGTGAAAATTTTCTTTAACGTTATCCTTTCAATATTCTTAATTAAAATACTTTTTGATATTTTTTATTAG
- a CDS encoding anthranilate synthase component I family protein, with product MFTEEIEEVKTMHFQLEDLASFRLKAWAWGKKEEYCTYLYDHDIKYPKGGFRHLLAVGAKKVCPMEDGYSFESVQKFHRQHKSWLFGHWGYDLKNEVELLCSDHQDGIEIPDAFFYIPKTLFIFGKDEVEIQSENDSEIIYQEILATPLPVVSNSGWGGNVSPKVAHSTYIDTVKRIQDHILEGDVYEVNICMEFLATEAELDPFDLYLRLSHLSPAPFSAFHRVKEKYVTCSSPERFMKKEGNKVTSQPIKGTIKRGTSSEEDEQLKEQLQNDEKEVAENMMIVDLVRNDLARTCKAGTIKVPEIFGIYGFKSVFQMISTVEGEIKEGVPFTEVIKKAFPMGSMTGAPKVMAMALIEMYERSKRGLYSGAIGYITPEGDFDFNVVIRSALYNAVDNYLSFQIGSAITIDSEAEKEYQECLLKAKGMLDALNAKIVF from the coding sequence ATGTTTACCGAAGAAATAGAAGAAGTAAAAACAATGCATTTTCAATTAGAAGATTTAGCTTCTTTTCGACTCAAAGCTTGGGCTTGGGGTAAGAAAGAAGAATATTGTACTTACTTGTACGATCATGATATAAAATATCCAAAGGGTGGTTTTCGTCACTTACTTGCTGTTGGGGCTAAAAAAGTATGCCCAATGGAAGATGGATATTCTTTTGAAAGCGTACAGAAATTTCATAGACAACATAAAAGTTGGTTATTCGGGCATTGGGGTTACGATCTTAAAAATGAAGTAGAATTACTTTGTTCAGACCATCAAGATGGTATTGAAATACCTGATGCCTTTTTCTATATTCCTAAAACATTATTTATTTTTGGTAAAGATGAGGTTGAAATTCAGTCGGAAAATGATAGTGAAATCATCTATCAAGAAATTCTAGCAACTCCATTACCTGTTGTTTCTAATAGTGGTTGGGGTGGAAATGTATCGCCCAAAGTAGCTCATTCTACTTATATTGATACTGTAAAAAGAATTCAAGACCATATTTTAGAAGGTGATGTTTATGAAGTAAATATCTGTATGGAATTCTTAGCTACCGAAGCAGAACTAGACCCATTTGATTTATACCTCCGACTTTCTCATTTATCTCCAGCACCTTTTTCAGCTTTCCATAGAGTGAAAGAAAAATATGTAACGTGCTCTTCCCCAGAACGCTTTATGAAGAAAGAAGGCAATAAAGTAACTTCTCAACCCATTAAAGGAACGATTAAAAGAGGTACTTCTTCAGAAGAAGATGAACAGTTGAAAGAACAACTTCAGAATGATGAAAAAGAGGTTGCAGAAAACATGATGATTGTTGACCTTGTAAGAAATGATTTAGCAAGAACATGTAAAGCAGGAACAATTAAAGTACCTGAAATCTTTGGTATCTATGGTTTTAAGTCTGTTTTTCAGATGATTTCTACTGTAGAAGGAGAAATTAAAGAAGGAGTTCCTTTTACTGAAGTGATAAAAAAAGCATTTCCTATGGGAAGCATGACAGGTGCACCAAAGGTAATGGCAATGGCATTAATAGAAATGTATGAACGCTCAAAAAGAGGTTTATATTCTGGAGCAATTGGGTATATCACACCAGAAGGCGATTTTGATTTTAATGTTGTGATAAGAAGTGCACTTTATAATGCAGTAGATAATTATTTATCATTTCAAATAGGCAGTGCTATTACTATAGATTCAGAAGCAGAAAAAGAATATCAAGAATGTTTATTGAAAGCAAAAGGAATGCTTGATGCTTTAAATGCTAAAATTGTATTCTAA
- the miaE gene encoding tRNA-(ms[2]io[6]A)-hydroxylase — protein MSEEYKGQGHMLHLKLPTDPRWVNMVEKNNIEEILVDHAYCEQKAATASMSIIVNYPELDDVVDTLMPIVAEEWEHFERVVKQLRKRGLSLGRMRKDEYVNAIVKFARKGGSRIDQLIDKLLVSALIEARSCERFKLLWKGLDDKELQDFYYELMISEAGHYVTFIDLARKFKSREEVDVRWQEFLKFEAELLKTLDVRGDRMH, from the coding sequence ATGTCTGAAGAATATAAGGGGCAAGGGCATATGCTTCACCTAAAATTACCTACCGACCCACGTTGGGTAAATATGGTGGAGAAAAATAATATTGAAGAAATATTGGTTGATCATGCTTATTGTGAACAAAAAGCTGCAACAGCGAGTATGTCTATAATAGTAAACTACCCAGAACTAGATGATGTGGTAGATACATTGATGCCAATTGTTGCAGAAGAATGGGAACATTTTGAAAGAGTTGTAAAACAATTGCGTAAACGTGGCTTATCATTAGGTAGAATGAGAAAAGACGAATATGTAAATGCAATTGTAAAATTTGCTCGTAAAGGAGGTTCTAGAATAGACCAATTAATAGATAAATTGTTAGTAAGTGCTTTGATAGAAGCAAGATCTTGCGAGCGTTTTAAATTGCTCTGGAAAGGACTTGACGATAAAGAATTACAAGATTTTTATTATGAGTTAATGATTTCTGAGGCAGGGCATTATGTTACTTTTATTGATTTGGCTAGAAAGTTTAAATCAAGAGAAGAAGTAGATGTACGTTGGCAAGAATTTCTGAAATTTGAAGCAGAATTATTAAAAACATTAGATGTTCGAGGAGATCGAATGCATTAA
- the thiS gene encoding sulfur carrier protein ThiS, giving the protein MNITVNNKSITLPSAFSLAQLLDYMNISIARGTVAVAINDEIIPQEKWDIHAILENNNITIVAPAQGG; this is encoded by the coding sequence ATGAACATCACTGTAAACAATAAGTCTATCACATTACCAAGTGCTTTTTCTTTAGCACAACTTCTTGACTATATGAACATTTCTATAGCTAGAGGCACTGTTGCCGTAGCTATTAACGATGAAATTATACCTCAAGAAAAATGGGATATTCACGCAATACTAGAAAACAACAACATTACAATTGTTGCTCCTGCACAAGGAGGATAA
- the thiC gene encoding phosphomethylpyrimidine synthase ThiC: MKKKDKIPSPEVISREPFTGSKKIYVDGEIHNIKVAMREISQDDTTHKFLNKVEKNPAITVYDTSGPYTDPDIEIDVKKGLDKLRRDWILDRGDVEELSKLSSEYGIERLEKSELDYLRFEHIKKPLKAKEGQNVSQMHYARKGIITPEMEYIAIRENQRIEEQEGKFGTQHPGHSYGANTPIGKITPEFVRDEVAKGRAVIPNNINHPESEPMIIGRNFLVKINANIGNSAVTSSIEEEVEKTVWASRWGADTIMDLSTGKNIHETREWVIRNSPVPIGTVPIYQALEKVNGKAEDLTWEIFRDTLIEQAEQGVDYFTIHAGVLLRYVPMTAKRLTGIVSRGGSIMAKWCLSHHKENFLYTHFEDICQIMKAYDVAFSLGDGLRPGSIADANDEPQLSELRTLGELTKIAWKHDVQTIIEGPGHVPMHMIKENMDAQLQDCYEAPFYTLGPLTTDIAPGYDHITSAIGAAQIGWYGTAMLCYVTPKEHLGLPNKADVKEGVITYKIAAHAADLAKGHPGAQYRDNAMSKARFEFRWEDQFNLSLDPDTAREYHDETLPAEGAKVAHFCSMCGPNFCSMKISQDVRDFAAKEEQEKGMEEKSEEFKELGSEIYH; the protein is encoded by the coding sequence ATGAAAAAGAAAGACAAAATCCCAAGTCCTGAGGTCATTTCACGTGAGCCATTTACAGGTTCTAAAAAGATCTACGTAGATGGTGAAATTCACAACATCAAAGTAGCGATGCGTGAGATTAGCCAAGACGACACTACCCACAAATTCTTAAACAAAGTAGAAAAAAATCCTGCTATTACTGTTTATGATACAAGTGGTCCTTACACAGACCCTGATATTGAGATTGATGTAAAAAAAGGTCTTGATAAATTACGTAGAGATTGGATTTTAGATCGTGGAGATGTTGAGGAGCTTTCTAAGTTATCTTCTGAATACGGTATCGAGCGTTTAGAAAAATCTGAATTAGATTATTTACGTTTCGAACACATCAAAAAGCCTTTAAAAGCAAAAGAAGGACAAAATGTTTCTCAAATGCATTATGCACGTAAGGGAATCATTACTCCTGAGATGGAATATATTGCTATTCGTGAAAACCAAAGAATAGAAGAGCAAGAAGGGAAATTTGGAACACAACACCCCGGCCATAGCTATGGTGCAAATACTCCTATTGGTAAAATCACTCCAGAATTTGTGCGTGATGAAGTAGCCAAAGGTCGTGCTGTTATTCCTAACAATATTAACCACCCAGAATCTGAACCAATGATTATTGGTCGTAATTTCTTGGTGAAAATTAATGCAAATATTGGTAACTCTGCAGTTACCTCTTCTATAGAAGAAGAAGTAGAAAAAACAGTATGGGCGTCTCGTTGGGGTGCAGATACTATTATGGATTTATCTACAGGTAAAAATATTCACGAAACGCGTGAGTGGGTTATCCGTAACTCTCCAGTTCCAATTGGTACAGTGCCAATTTACCAAGCATTAGAAAAAGTAAACGGAAAAGCAGAGGATTTAACTTGGGAAATTTTCCGTGATACGTTAATCGAACAAGCCGAACAAGGTGTCGATTACTTTACAATTCACGCAGGTGTATTGTTACGTTATGTACCAATGACTGCTAAACGTCTTACAGGTATTGTATCTCGTGGTGGCTCTATTATGGCCAAATGGTGTCTTTCTCATCACAAAGAAAACTTCTTGTATACACACTTTGAAGATATCTGTCAGATTATGAAAGCCTATGATGTTGCCTTCTCTTTAGGTGATGGTCTTCGTCCGGGTTCTATTGCTGATGCTAACGATGAGCCTCAACTGTCTGAGTTACGTACTTTAGGTGAGTTAACTAAGATTGCGTGGAAACACGATGTACAAACAATTATTGAAGGTCCTGGTCACGTGCCAATGCATATGATTAAAGAAAATATGGATGCTCAATTACAAGATTGTTACGAAGCACCTTTCTATACTTTAGGACCACTTACAACTGATATTGCTCCTGGTTACGATCACATTACATCTGCAATTGGTGCTGCTCAAATTGGTTGGTACGGTACTGCAATGCTTTGCTATGTTACTCCAAAAGAGCATTTAGGTTTACCAAACAAAGCAGATGTAAAAGAAGGTGTTATTACTTATAAAATTGCTGCACATGCTGCCGATCTTGCAAAAGGTCACCCTGGTGCACAATACAGAGATAACGCAATGTCTAAAGCTCGTTTTGAATTCCGTTGGGAAGATCAATTCAATTTATCTTTAGATCCAGATACTGCTCGTGAATACCATGATGAAACACTTCCTGCTGAAGGGGCTAAAGTAGCTCACTTCTGCTCTATGTGTGGACCCAACTTCTGTTCTATGAAAATCTCTCAGGATGTTCGTGACTTTGCTGCAAAGGAAGAACAAGAAAAAGGGATGGAAGAGAAATCTGAAGAATTTAAAGAATTAGGTAGCGAAATCTATCACTAA
- a CDS encoding thiamine phosphate synthase, which yields MLIGITKEDFFTDEAQLICFWLDNGIDIIHIRKPNATKEEISTLLNVIPITYHKKITLNQHFDLTYQFNVGGIHFKESMRQAIKLKNLEQWKSKGLRLSSSVHQMDEIPQILTVFDYLFLSPVFDSTSKKNYKSNTMLLERMKKESFELHQIVALGGITDKTLLELDRSSFKGAAILGYLWEASLSNIKLKAEKLQTSWKTIVLSP from the coding sequence ATGTTGATAGGAATAACAAAAGAAGATTTTTTTACTGATGAAGCACAGCTGATCTGTTTTTGGTTGGACAATGGTATTGACATTATCCACATCAGAAAGCCAAATGCAACAAAAGAAGAAATTTCTACTTTACTAAATGTTATTCCTATCACTTACCATAAAAAAATCACCTTAAACCAACACTTTGATTTAACCTATCAATTTAATGTTGGAGGCATTCATTTTAAAGAGTCGATGCGACAAGCTATTAAATTGAAAAATCTAGAGCAGTGGAAAAGTAAAGGACTCCGATTAAGTTCTTCTGTACATCAGATGGATGAAATCCCTCAAATTCTAACCGTATTTGACTACTTGTTTTTAAGCCCCGTGTTTGATAGTACTTCCAAAAAGAATTATAAATCAAACACTATGCTTTTAGAAAGAATGAAAAAGGAAAGTTTTGAGTTACATCAAATAGTGGCTTTGGGTGGAATAACCGATAAAACACTATTAGAATTGGATAGATCTTCTTTTAAAGGGGCTGCAATTTTAGGATATTTATGGGAGGCATCGTTGTCTAACATCAAATTAAAAGCAGAGAAACTACAAACATCATGGAAAACAATCGTCCTTTCGCCTTAA
- a CDS encoding hydroxymethylpyrimidine/phosphomethylpyrimidine kinase, producing MENNRPFALTLAGFDPSGGAGVLSDIKTFEALDVQSLGICTALTYQTADEFIGLNWIGADVVTAQLLPIIEKYPISVLKIGVIENFKLMSDWIDLIKGFNPMCKVVLDPVLSASAGYDFHDESTIKGLARVIEKVDIITPNWKEMQQLSSSDPLEEAKNMSKSTHVLLKGGHHPTEKGNDFLIYKGQITKIIGRTMKVFDKHGSGCVLSSAIGSYLAHGKSIEEACRLGKNYIEDYLASDPSKLGQHVFTSNSHD from the coding sequence ATGGAAAACAATCGTCCTTTCGCCTTAACATTAGCTGGTTTTGACCCTTCTGGGGGAGCTGGTGTACTTTCGGATATTAAAACTTTTGAAGCATTAGATGTTCAAAGTTTGGGTATTTGTACCGCACTAACCTATCAAACTGCTGATGAATTTATAGGACTAAATTGGATAGGTGCAGATGTAGTTACTGCACAATTACTGCCTATTATTGAGAAATATCCTATCAGTGTACTAAAAATTGGTGTGATTGAAAACTTTAAATTAATGTCTGATTGGATAGACTTAATAAAAGGATTCAACCCAATGTGTAAAGTAGTTTTAGATCCTGTTTTAAGTGCAAGTGCTGGGTATGACTTTCATGATGAAAGTACTATCAAAGGGTTAGCTAGAGTGATTGAAAAAGTTGACATTATTACTCCTAATTGGAAAGAGATGCAACAATTATCATCAAGCGATCCACTCGAAGAAGCAAAAAATATGAGTAAATCAACTCATGTTCTACTTAAAGGAGGGCATCATCCTACAGAAAAAGGAAATGACTTTTTGATATACAAAGGGCAAATCACTAAAATAATTGGTAGAACCATGAAAGTATTTGATAAACACGGTTCGGGCTGTGTTCTATCTTCTGCTATCGGGAGTTATCTAGCACATGGTAAATCTATTGAGGAAGCCTGTAGGTTAGGCAAAAATTATATTGAAGATTACTTGGCAAGCGACCCGAGTAAATTAGGTCAGCATGTTTTTACATCAAATAGCCATGATTAG
- a CDS encoding thiamine phosphate synthase has translation MISKLHYISTEKKDKNHLLHIQEACEAGCRWIQLRAKNIETEEYIALAKKAKVITDLHNAILLINDRPDVAKAVNADGVHVGKEDILPSEARAILGEGKIVGGTANTIEDIQRLYDFGVDYIGLGPFRFTQTKKKLSPILGLEGYQSLLDECKSRGIDTPIIAIGGIETKDVESILATGIYGVAVSGLIANAEHPGKVVSALEQELQHQTTI, from the coding sequence ATGATTAGTAAACTACATTATATCTCTACGGAGAAAAAAGATAAAAACCATTTACTTCACATTCAAGAAGCTTGTGAAGCAGGTTGCCGATGGATTCAGCTAAGAGCTAAAAATATCGAAACAGAAGAGTATATCGCTTTAGCCAAAAAAGCCAAAGTTATAACAGATTTACATAATGCTATTCTTCTAATAAATGACCGACCTGATGTTGCCAAAGCTGTAAATGCAGATGGTGTTCATGTTGGGAAAGAAGACATTTTACCTTCTGAAGCAAGAGCTATTCTTGGCGAAGGAAAAATTGTTGGAGGAACAGCAAATACAATCGAGGATATTCAGCGTTTGTATGATTTTGGCGTAGATTATATTGGTTTAGGACCTTTTCGTTTTACACAAACAAAGAAAAAACTTAGTCCTATTTTGGGCTTAGAAGGTTATCAATCTTTGTTAGATGAATGTAAAAGTAGAGGAATTGATACGCCAATTATTGCAATTGGAGGCATTGAAACAAAAGATGTTGAAAGCATTCTAGCTACAGGAATTTATGGAGTTGCAGTATCTGGATTAATTGCCAATGCAGAACATCCTGGTAAAGTAGTTTCAGCATTAGAACAAGAACTTCAGCATCAAACTACAATTTAG
- a CDS encoding thiazole synthase produces the protein MDQLTIADKTFNSRLFTGTGKFMSNELMENALVASGSELVTVALKRVDIDNPEDDVLKHLHHPQINLLPNTSGARTAKEAVFAAQLAREALGTDWVKLEIHPDPKYLMPDPIETLKAAEEMVKQGFVVLPYIHADPVLCKRLEEVGCAAVMPLGAPIGSNKGLRTLDFLEIIVEQSNVPVVVDAGIGSPSHAAHAMELGADAVLVNTAIAVAGDPVAMGEAFGQAVEAGRKAYLAQIAQPRITAEASSPLTGFLNQL, from the coding sequence ATGGATCAATTAACAATAGCAGATAAAACTTTTAACTCACGCCTTTTTACAGGTACTGGCAAATTTATGTCGAATGAGTTAATGGAGAATGCATTAGTAGCATCGGGATCAGAATTAGTAACTGTTGCACTAAAAAGAGTAGATATCGATAATCCTGAAGATGATGTATTGAAACATTTACACCATCCTCAGATTAATTTATTACCAAATACATCTGGAGCAAGAACTGCTAAAGAAGCTGTATTTGCCGCTCAATTAGCTAGAGAAGCTTTAGGAACAGACTGGGTAAAATTAGAAATTCATCCAGACCCTAAGTATTTGATGCCAGACCCAATCGAAACTCTAAAAGCTGCAGAAGAAATGGTAAAACAAGGCTTTGTTGTATTACCTTATATACACGCAGACCCCGTTTTATGCAAACGTTTAGAAGAAGTAGGTTGTGCAGCCGTAATGCCTTTAGGTGCTCCTATTGGAAGTAATAAAGGATTAAGAACGTTAGATTTCTTAGAAATAATAGTAGAACAAAGTAATGTTCCTGTTGTTGTTGATGCCGGCATTGGAAGCCCATCTCATGCAGCACATGCAATGGAATTAGGTGCAGATGCTGTATTAGTAAACACCGCGATTGCTGTTGCCGGAGACCCCGTTGCAATGGGAGAAGCATTTGGACAAGCTGTTGAAGCCGGAAGAAAAGCTTATTTAGCTCAGATTGCTCAACCAAGAATTACTGCAGAAGCGAGTTCACCATTAACTGGTTTTTTAAATCAATTATAG
- the thiH gene encoding 2-iminoacetate synthase ThiH, with the protein MYQDLFYQNNWDDVKASIYAKTAHDVERALGKERRNLEDFKALISPAAAPYLEQMAQLSHQLTKKRFGNTIQMYTPMYLSNECQNICTYCGFSLDNKVRRRTLSDSEIVLEAKAIKAMGYEHILLVTGEANKTVGVEYIKKAIKLMKPYFSHISMEVQPMDQDEYESLIEAGLNTVLVYQETYHKEDYKKHHPKGKKSNFDYRVDTPDRLGKAGIHKIGIGVLIGLEDWRTDSFFTALHLDYLERTYWQTKYSISFPRLRPFSGGLEPKVEMNDRELVQLICAYRLYNEEVELSLSTREHPIFRDNIIKLGITSASAGSKTNPGGYVVEPESLEQFEISDERSTEEFTEMVKRQGYEVVWKDWDLALQE; encoded by the coding sequence ATGTATCAAGATTTATTTTATCAAAATAATTGGGACGATGTTAAAGCTAGTATCTATGCTAAAACTGCTCACGATGTAGAACGTGCTTTAGGTAAAGAACGAAGAAATTTAGAAGATTTCAAGGCTTTAATCTCTCCTGCAGCCGCTCCATATTTAGAGCAAATGGCACAGCTTAGTCATCAACTTACAAAAAAGAGATTTGGGAATACCATTCAGATGTATACACCAATGTATTTATCTAATGAGTGCCAGAATATATGTACTTATTGTGGTTTCTCTTTAGACAATAAAGTAAGAAGAAGAACACTTTCTGACAGTGAAATTGTACTTGAAGCCAAAGCTATAAAAGCAATGGGTTATGAACATATATTGTTGGTAACTGGTGAAGCAAATAAAACTGTGGGTGTAGAATACATCAAAAAAGCCATTAAATTGATGAAACCGTACTTCTCTCATATCTCTATGGAAGTGCAACCAATGGACCAAGATGAATATGAATCTTTAATTGAGGCAGGGTTAAATACTGTACTCGTTTATCAAGAAACTTACCACAAAGAAGATTATAAAAAACATCACCCAAAGGGTAAAAAATCTAACTTTGATTACCGAGTTGACACTCCAGATAGATTAGGAAAAGCTGGAATTCATAAAATTGGTATTGGTGTTTTAATTGGCTTAGAAGACTGGAGAACAGATTCTTTCTTTACGGCACTTCATTTAGATTATTTAGAAAGAACGTATTGGCAAACAAAATACTCTATCTCATTTCCTAGGTTACGTCCATTTTCTGGTGGTTTAGAACCTAAGGTAGAAATGAATGATAGAGAGTTAGTGCAGCTGATCTGTGCCTATCGTCTTTATAATGAAGAAGTAGAATTATCACTTTCTACTAGAGAACATCCTATTTTTAGAGATAACATCATTAAATTGGGCATTACTTCGGCAAGTGCAGGTTCTAAAACTAATCCTGGAGGTTATGTAGTAGAACCAGAATCTTTGGAACAGTTTGAAATTTCTGATGAACGCTCAACAGAAGAGTTTACAGAAATGGTAAAACGCCAAGGCTATGAAGTAGTGTGGAAAGATTGGGATTTAGCACTCCAAGAGTGA
- the moeB gene encoding HesA/MoeB/ThiF family protein, which translates to MLTKEEYKRYDRHIRLNEVGVVGQEKLKAATVLVIGAGGLGCPVLQYLAAAGIGHLIIVDHDVVSISNLQRQVLFSTNDVGKSKAEVIKDRLFALNPHCKITTVLSRFDKENALKLVAKVDVVVDGTDNFSSRYLINDACVIEDKPLVSASIQRFDGQLSVFNYQEGPTYRCIFPNPPSAEEAPNCNEIGVVGAMVGIMGTMQATEVIKIITGVGKVLSGELLLISGMDMSFQKLKFKKNQKVANISTLGEYNFDFCEIPNQEVEIDFKTVEELLSSDKSVTLIDVREEYEREIDDIGGINIPLAELEERINEIPSSEKIIFYCQSGKRSLKAIELYQSLNKRDVKLYSLKGGMELI; encoded by the coding sequence ATGCTGACAAAAGAAGAATATAAACGATACGACAGACATATTAGATTAAATGAAGTTGGTGTTGTAGGACAAGAAAAATTAAAAGCTGCTACTGTTCTAGTAATTGGAGCTGGTGGTTTAGGCTGTCCTGTTTTACAATATCTTGCAGCTGCTGGTATTGGACACCTTATTATTGTAGATCATGATGTTGTTTCTATTTCTAATCTTCAACGTCAAGTATTGTTTTCAACAAATGATGTTGGTAAGTCAAAAGCAGAAGTTATTAAAGATCGACTGTTTGCACTAAACCCTCATTGTAAAATTACTACAGTTCTTTCTAGATTTGATAAAGAAAATGCTTTAAAACTAGTAGCTAAAGTAGATGTAGTAGTTGATGGAACCGATAACTTTTCATCAAGATATTTAATAAACGATGCTTGTGTAATTGAAGATAAACCATTGGTTTCTGCCTCAATTCAACGTTTTGATGGACAATTATCTGTTTTTAATTATCAAGAAGGTCCTACCTATAGATGTATTTTTCCAAACCCTCCATCAGCAGAAGAAGCTCCTAATTGCAATGAAATTGGGGTTGTTGGTGCAATGGTTGGAATTATGGGAACCATGCAAGCTACCGAAGTTATAAAAATAATTACAGGTGTTGGTAAAGTGTTAAGTGGAGAACTTTTGTTGATAAGTGGTATGGATATGAGTTTTCAGAAATTAAAATTCAAGAAAAATCAAAAAGTTGCCAACATATCAACATTAGGTGAGTATAACTTCGATTTTTGTGAAATCCCCAATCAAGAAGTTGAAATAGACTTTAAAACAGTCGAAGAACTTTTATCCTCAGATAAATCAGTTACTTTAATTGATGTACGTGAAGAATACGAAAGAGAAATTGATGATATAGGAGGTATCAATATACCGTTAGCCGAATTGGAAGAACGTATTAATGAAATTCCATCATCCGAAAAAATAATTTTTTACTGTCAATCTGGTAAAAGAAGCCTTAAAGCTATAGAGTTATATCAATCTTTAAATAAAAGGGATGTTAAATTATATAGTCTAAAGGGAGGAATGGAGTTAATTTAA